One genomic window of Serinus canaria isolate serCan28SL12 chromosome 4, serCan2020, whole genome shotgun sequence includes the following:
- the GPRIN3 gene encoding G protein-regulated inducer of neurite outgrowth 3: protein MGTVPDPLRSAKLSLVSTSAEEEHLGDLQPAKHQPQAPGGGRASNGFPCAPSSSAGVCFCDLTCTGAASTQRCEQCHTDGDSQQEAFSPRLASTTAEGHPADVKPAGCSQLAGIQAPAVPALAAAGALSVGQGPEMMPAPQSSRQFVQGSQAKTSSLTQIDDSALKPQGTDDQPAVKVLNYSSPGDPVGVNQFCHTSQANLLQGGEKDREAEKNGSAVCQSALAAGQTEADLGRDSQTSLEAKDRSAGTADTPHLHPPDKTEVVQSSEAPAQSGHGSPHPVHNLGPTPGSPIPTQLSKFRETGTMTAQPESSPFTQEAVSRTWRDAEVQAVATVESKSASTSPSIFAAFLKGNPSPEEKEELHIIYQGSMGLSQAVLTDSLSSQQKSPCSPGIASKSTVVAVTASAQTQPGVPSDVASPVSADNTKPVLPCSPAAVTSQGTSVGNAEMSSAARDIKDVAQLSKDAPVPPKPIPAEQLGVDSSNQTPPQSGTGAGEPSTTCTDAVPGTQNNVQDLIPRAGSSQSPLLSGKDSEAKQKEVLGSSEQKPVQSKGGSQGQASPNQSVVKPKEDLVVLDPKGGLKVSSQAAAVRAKVCPQDAGEKESRGHGDSSQSQMAGGQNLQAGLTPELSVSPASLAPPVAASAAPQQQGLRARQSGHDLHTAAIPASSQAVPNLGENKKHSTPAMEAKVQVKQSKHVRDVVWDEQGMTWEVYGASLDPESLGIAIQNHLQRQIREHEKLIRAQNSQTRKSISSDTSSNKKLKGRQHNVFQSMLQNFRRPNCCVRPAPSSVLD, encoded by the coding sequence ATGGGGACTGTACCAGATCCTCTGAGATCTGCCAAGCTTTCCCTGGTCTCAActtctgcagaggaggagcacCTGGGAGACCTGCAGCCTGCTAAGCACCAGCCCCAAGCCCCCGGTGGTGGGAGGGCCAGCAATGGTTTCCCGTGCGCACCGTCCAGCTCAGCTGGGGTTTGCTTCTGCGACCTGACCTGCACAGGGGCTGCCAGCACGCAGAGGTGTGAGCAGTGCCACACAGATGGAGACAGCCAGCAGGAAGCCTTTTCTCCCAGGCTGGCCAGCACAACTGCAGAGGGGCATCCTGCAGATGTAAAGCCTGCTGGTTGTTCCCAGCTAGCGGGCATCCAGGCACCGGCAGTGCCAGCCCTTGCTGCCGCAGGAGCCCTCTCGGTGGGGCAGGGGCCAGAGATGATGCCAGCCCCCCAGAGCTCCCGGCAGTTTGTGCAAGGCAGCCAGGCCAAAACAAGCTCCCTGACCCAGATAGATGACTCTGCCTTGAAACCTCAAGGAACTGATGATCAGCCGGCGGTCAAAGTGCTAAATTATTCTTCCCCGGGTGATCCTGTTGGGGTTAATCAATTCTGTCATACTTCTCAGGCAAACCTTCTgcaaggaggggaaaaagacagggaggcagagaaaaatggTTCTGCTGTGTGTCAGTCAGCCTTGGCAGCAGGGCAAACCGAAGCTGACCTGGGGAGAGACTCACAGACCAGCCTGGAGGCAAAAGACCGGTCTGCTGGGACTGCAGACACGCCGCATTTGCATCCCCCAGATAAAACTGAAGTGGTGCAGAGCAGCGAGGCACCAGCCCAGTCTGGCCACGGGAGTCCCCATCCTGTACATAACCTGGGCCCCACGCCTGGGAGTCCCATCCCCACCCAGCTCTCCAAATTCAGAGAGACAGGTACAATGACAGCTCAGCCAGAGAGCAGCCCTTTTACTCAGGAAGCTGTAAGCAGGACATGGCGGGATGCTGAGGTTCAGGCCGTGGCTACTGTGGAGAGCAAATCAGCTTCCACCAGTCCCAGCATCTTTGCTGCCTTCTTAAAAGGGAATCCTTCtccagaggagaaggaagaactGCACATAATTTACCAAGGAAGTatggggctgagccaggctgtgcttACTGACAGTTTATCCTCACAACAAAAATCTCCATGTTCTCCTGGTATCGCATCAAAATCTACTGTGGTGGCTGTGACTGCTTCagcccaaacccagcctggggtCCCATCTGATGTGGCATCTCCAGTATCGGCAGATAACACGAAACCTGttctcccctgctcccctgcagctgtTACCTCTCAAGGAACATCTGTGGGTAATGCTGAAATGAGCAGTGCAGCCCGTGATATCAAGGATGTTGCTCAGCTGTCAAAGGATGCTCCAGTCCCACCAAAGCccatcccagctgagcagcttgGAGTTGACTCCAGTAATCAAACTCCACCACAGTCTGGGACTGGTGCTGGTGAGCCAAGCACCACTTGCACTGATGCTGTCCCAGGAACCCAGAACAATGTGCAAGATCTCATCCCTCGTGCAGGAAGCAGCCAGTCACCTTTACTCTCTGGCAAGGACAGTGAAGCCAAGCAGAAGGAGGtcctgggcagctctgagcaaaaGCCTGTGCAAAGCAAGGGTGGCAGTCAAGGGCAGGCCAGTCCAAATCAATCTGTGGTAAAACCAAAGGAAGACTTGGTGGTGCTTGATCCTAAAGGAGGGCTGAAGGTtagcagccaggctgctgctgtccgTGCAAAGGTGTGCCCACAGGATGCAGGTGAAAAGGAGAGCAGAGGCCACGGAGACAGCAGCCAGTCTCAGATGGCTGGTGGCCAGAACCTGCAGGCAGGACTGACACCTGAGCTGAGTGTGAGTCCTGCAAGTCTTGCCCCTCCCGTGGCAGCATCGGCAGCTCCCCAGCAACAGGGCTTGCGGGCCAGGCAGTCCGGACACGATCTCCACactgcagcaattcctgcttCCTCTCAGGCTGTGCCAAACCTGGGGGAGAACAAAAAGCATTCCACCCCAGCCATGGAGGCCAAAGTACAGGTGAAGCAGTCCAAACACGTCAGGGATGTTGTTTGGGATGAGCAAGGTATGACGTGGGAGGTTTATGGTGCTTCCCTCGATCCAGAATCCCTGGGAATCGCCATCCAGAACCACTTACAGAGACAAATACGGGAACACGAGAAACTGATCCGGGCCCAGAACAGTCAGACCCGGAAATCCATTTCCTCAGATACATCCtcaaataaaaaactaaaaggGAGGCAGCACAACGTGTTCCAGTCCATGCTGCAGAATTTTAGGCGTCCTAATTGCTGCGTCCGACCTGCTCCTTCTTCTGTGTTAGACTGA